From the Chitinophaga lutea genome, the window ACCAGGGAAACGGACGATGATTTGATGAACTTCGCGAATTTCGGCAGTTCATAACTCAGCGCCACTTCGCGCAGCTTCACATAGGAGCCGCTTTCCACGCGCCACTCTTCGGTGTTGTAAATCGCAAAGATGTAACCTCTGGGCAGTTCACCCTTCAGTTCTTTCTCCGAATAATCCCCGATGCCCACGCCTTGTCTTGTTCTCCTGTCGGCATTGAACACTTCCTGTCCCAAAGCGCCGTCGAAGAGGATACTCAGGCTGAGTTTTTTGTAGGAAAGATTATTGGAAAAGCTCAGGATCCAGTCAGGATGCGGACTACCGATCACCTTGCGCAGCAGTACTTTCTGCGTGGGGTTGTTGATGGCTGCAATCGGGCGGCCCTGTGCGTCTAATGACATACCGCCTTTTGCGTCGCGTTCAAAATAGTTGCCGTAGAACACCCCTACCGGCTGTCCTGCCAGTATCACGGACGTAGCGCCGGTCGGGTTCGGCAGCGAAATCGGCGTTACCTGGCTGGAAGAAGTCACAAGGTTTTTGTTCCGGCTCACCGAAGCACCTATGCTCCAGCTGAAGTCTTTCCCGGCGAACGGATTGGCGTTGATGCCCAGTTCCCAGCCTTTGTTGGTGAGATTACCCACGTTCTCCGTACGCGCGCTCCCGCCAGAAGAAGGCGCCAGCACCCGGTCTACCAGCAATGAACTGCCCACGATCTTCTTGTCGTATATCGTGAAAATGATACCGAGGCGGTTGTTGAGGAAGGAAAGGTCGGTGCCGAACTCCAGTTCGCTGGACCTTTCAGGCTCCACAAATTCGTTACCGAGCTGGGTATTCAGATTATAAGTAGCGATACCGTTGATGCTGCCGGAGAGGTAAGTGGAAAAACGCTCGTAAGTGCCGATACCGGTCAGGTTACCCGCCAGGCCCCACGAACCGCGCACACGGGCAGAAGTAAACCAGGTATTCGAAAAGTCTTTCCAGAAGCCCATCTCGCTGATATTCCAGGAGCCGCTCACTTTGGGATAGAAGTAAGTACGCGTATCCTTGGGGAAGGTGGTAGCTCCGTCCACACGAGCTGCGCCCGTCAGGAAAAAGATATTCTTATACCCGAAAGTCTGTTGCAGGAAGCCGCCGAAAACCTGGCGCTGGTCGTCCGTATACCGGGGATCCAGCCGTACAGCCGCACCGTTGATGGTGGTGATGCCGTTCAGCAGATCGCGGCCCTCGTTAAACAGGCCGGTGATTTTCTGGTACTGGTGATTGAAACCTGCGGTGGTCAGCGAAGAGAAATCACCAAAGTTGGTGTTGTAGGAAATATTGACGTCGTTGTTGATCAGGAATGAGTTCACCATCGCCGACGCAGCGTAACCCAGGCCTTCCTGCGCTGCGATATAGGGATATTTTTCAATCAGGTTCCTGCCCTCCTGGCTGAAATTGTCAACACCCAGGATGTAATCGATATTCAAGCCTTTTACGGGCCTTATCTTGAGCTGCACATCACTGATGGTCCTGCTCACCGCCTGCGTCAGGTGCATGTCTTCTATCACACTCAGCGGGTTCACGCGGGTGGGCTCCACATTTTTGAGGTTGCCGGACACATCCCTTTCTTCGATGTTGTAAATGTTGTTGGTGATATTGATGGCGTTGATCGGGCTCCAGAATACGTTCCCGTTGGGCTTCTCGTTGGAGAAGGTGTTCGAATAGGCAAGCCCTCCGCTCACTGATATGTAATCATTGATCGTCTGGTCAATTCTCGTTTTGAAGTTAAACCGCCGGAAATCCGTATTCCTGATAATGCCCTGGTTGTAATAGTAACCACCGGAGAAGTAATACTTCGTTTTTTCCGAGCCACCGCTCACAGACACGTAGTTATCGGTGCCGAGCCCCGTACGGAAAATCTGGTCCTGGTAATCGTAACGCGTTACATCCACCAGGTCGGTCGACAGCTTGCGGGTCTGCCCGTCCGGGCGGGTGTAAGTCACCGTGTTACCCGGGCCGTCGCTGATATTGCCGAGGCGCAGCGCGGTGGAGCCGAACTGTTTGCCGTAAGTGGAGATGTATACTTTTTTACGCAGCTCGTTCATCGCGATGCTGGTGCTGAAGTCTACCTTCAGCTGGCCCTGTTTGCCCGCTTTGGTGGTGATCAGCACCACGCCGTTGCTCGCTCTGGAACCATAGATCGCCGAAGCCGAGGCGCCCGGGATAACGTCGATCTTTTCGATGTCGGCGGGATTGATGTCGGCCATACGGTTGGTACCGATATCGCCGCCGGAGCCCACGTTGAGGTTGGTGACATTCGTAGTGGCGTTACTTACCACCACCCCGTCCACGACATAGAGTGGTTCAGACGACCCTTTGATGGTACTGGTACCGCGCATGCGCACGGATATGCCGCCGGACGGGTCGCCGGAGGTCTGGGTGATCTGCGCACCGGGCACCTTGCCCTGCAGTGCGGCGCCCAGGTTGCCCGAGCCCGTATTGGTGAGCTGTTTGGCGTTCACGGAGTTGACGGTGTTGCCCAGTTGTTTCCTCGACTGGCGGAGGGAAGAACCGATCACCACGATCTCGTCCATCTTCAGCACGTCTTCTTCCATCACCATATCCACGGATACGGCGCTGCCGCTTACCGAAACGGCCCTGCGCATGGCTTTGAATCCGATTCCGGAAAACTCCATGGTGTAGTTGCCGGGTTGAACGTTGGCAGTAAAACTGTACTTGCCGGTTGCGTCTGTCACCGCACCTGTGCTGGTGTTGCTGAGTCGCACGGAAACGCCTGGAACGGCGGAGCCGTCGGAAGCGGTCACGTTTCCGCTGAACCGGACCTGCGCCATTGCCAGGCAGGCCAGCAGTTGAAACAGGAAAATCAGCGGGAGCGCCTTCCATCTTCCTGGTAATTGTCTGATTGGATGTTTCATGAAGGTTTCGATTTTGGCGTGTTAAAAAATTGTCAGGAGTGCACATCCTTGCGGTGGGGCCGGTTCCGGGAATTCCCTTTGCAGGAATCACCGGAACAGCCGTTCATTGTTCACCCGGATGATGTATTGTATTTTCTGTTAGCGAATGTTAGCGAATTCTGTTAGCGAAATATTAGCGAATCTCCATGCCCGCCGCCCGGTACGGTTTGAGCAACGCATGATGCGGATCCAGCTCCGTGATCAGCACGTCGATGTCCGTTACATTGCAAACTTTCAGGCGCTGAACGGTATTGACCTTTTCTGAAATCGCGAGGGACACCACTTTTGAAGAAGACTCAATCATGGCCCTTTTGATATGCACCACATCCAGGTCGTTGTCTGTCAAACCTGCATGCAGATCGATGGCGTTGGTGCCGAGGAAACATAAATCGGCTTTCACGTGCCGGATCTGGGAGATGGCGGCGCCGCCTACCGTAATCCGGGAATTTTTCGAAAGCCGGTCTCCTATCAGCACCACATCGATATGCGGGTGCTGGACGTATTCAAAGGCTGCGGGCAGACTGCCGGTAAAAAAAGTGGCATGCAGGTTTTCGGGAAGCGCACGGGCCAGCTCCAGTATGGTGGTGCCGCCGGTAGTAAAAATAAACATCCCGTCCTGGATCAGTTTTAAAGCTTTCTGTGCAATCTGCCGTTTTTCGGCCAGCGAATAGATTTCGGTGCCGTTAAATGAATTATGGAACGATTTGGAAAGCGCCCCGCCATGCACCTTGATGATTTTACCGGCATCCGCCAGTTCATTCAAATCCCGGCGAATCGTGTCTTCCGACACATTGAGCTTATCTACCAGGTAGGTGGTGAGCACTTTACTGTGGACATTCACTTCGTGAAGAATCACATTCTGACGTTCCTCTTTGAGCATAATTCATTAACGTGTCCGTGAAGTTAGGGAAATTCCGGTAATCCTGCATAAAAATGCATGTTTTTTTCGGGAATGTGCATTTTTAACTGGATAAGAACCGCAGTTATATAGAAATTCACGCACGAACATGCAGCTAAATGCTGCTAAACAGGCAGCCCGGAAACGCATAAAAAAATCCCCTGCTGCGGTGCCGCAACAGGGGAAATACAATATGAATGCGCAGGCGCTTCTTCTGCAGAAGCCGGTCGGCGGTGCCACTCAGCCCCCACCCGCGCAATTACACGAACGCACTGAACCCGGTGATCGCCCTGCCTACTATCAATGAATTGATCTCCTTGGTGCCTTCGTAAGAATAAATGGCCTCCGCATCCGCCACAAAACGCGCCACGTTATGATCGAGCAGGATGCCGTTGCCGCCCATCACTTCCCTCGACTTGCTCACGATATCACGGGTGCGCAGGCTGCAGAATACTTTCGCCAGCGATGCATGTTCGTCTTTGAGCAAACCCTGGTCCTGCAATTCGGACAAACGGAACACCATCGACTGCATGGCCGTGAGGTTGGACAACATTTCCACGAGGTGGTTCTGTATCAGCTGGAAAGCGGCGATGGGCTTGCCGAACTGTTTGCGCTTGCGGGTATAGTCGAGCGCGTTTTCATAAGCGCCGCGCGCACAGCCCACGGCCATCCAGGCCACGCCGGCGCGGGTCATCTGCAGCACCCTGGCGGTATCTTTGAATGAATTGGCATGTTCGAGGCGGTCGCTTTCGGGCACCACGCAGTCTTTCATCGTGATGAGGCCGTTCTGCACAATCCGCAGCGCCATTTTGCCTTTTATTTTTTCCACGTCGAAACCGGGTGTGTCTTTCCTGACGAGGAAACCTTTTACCTCCCCGTCGTCGAGGTCGCGGGCCCAGATGATGGTGACGTCCGCAAAGGGTGCGTTGCCGATCCATTTTTTCTGTCCGTTCAGCACCCATCCGTCTGCGGTGCGCTTAGCCGTTGTGGTGAGGCCGCCGGCAACCCCGGAGCCCACTTCCGGTTCGGTGAGGCCGAAAGCTCCTATCTTTTGGAACTGCTGCATCTGCGGCAGCCATTCCTGTTTCTGCGCTTCGGAGCCGCACATATAAATGGAGCCCATCGCCAGGCCGCTCTGCACACCGAAGAAGGTAGCCATCGAACTGTCGACCCGCGCTATTTCCATCGCGATGATCCCTTCCATCAGGAATGATTTGCCGGGGCAGCCGTATCCTTTGTACGTCACGCCGCAAAGGTTGAGCTCCGCGAATTTGGGCACCAGCTCAAACGGGAACTCGTCGCGCAGCCAGTAATAGTTGACGATGGGCTGCACTTCCCGTTCCATGAACTCGCGTACTTTTAACTGTATGGCGCGGTCTTCATCGCTGAGGCGCAGGTGGAGCTCATAGAAATCGCCGTTGATTTCAGGCAGTTCCTTCTTTTTACCACCGCTGCTGTTGAGCATTTTCATCAGGCCCTTCAGCTGGTTGTCGTCCAGTCTGGAGAAACCCTCCATCACTTTCTGAAGGTCCACTTTCTCGGAGAGTTTACCGAGTTTGTCGAAGTCGATTGTTCTGAGCAGCCTGATTGCGCTTTTGATCTTTGAGAATGTTCCTGCCATATCAATTCAGTTGAATACCAAATTTATCGAAAAAAGGCGAGGGAACGTGTGAGTTTATAACGTACAGTTGAAGGGCGGCACGCCCTGCACGCCGGGTTTTGCCATGTATATACCGCCGCCTCCCCGACCGGCAGCCGTGGTGATAAGCAACGTATCGAGCTGTTCGCCGGCGAATGCGCACGACGTTACATGCGGTACCGGTAATGCGATGAAACCGGTCATCTCACCGGACGCCGGATTCCAGCAACCGACGCCGGAGCCGCCGTACAGTGCGATCCACAGCATGCCCCGCATGTCGATCGCCATACCATCCGGCAGGCCGAGATGCGCGGGAATAGTAATGACGGTATGGCGGTTGGTAATGCGGCCGTCGTGGAAATCGTAACGCCATATTTCCCGTGTGCTGCTGTCTGTATAATAAAAGAACCGGTTATCGGCGCTCCAGGCCATGCCGTTTGAAATGAGCACGTCCTGCTGCTGAACGGTAAAATCACCGCCGGCTTCTATGCAATAAAGATGCCCATTACCCACATGCCCTTGCATCGGCATCGTTCCTATCCACAGCCGTCCTTCGTGATCGGCGCGCGCATCGTTGCAGCGGATGGTCTGCCATTCGATGCCGAGCGGCGTTATCCAGGTAATGGTTTCGGTGACCAAATGGTATCGCGCGATGCCACCCTGCATCCCGAGTATCAATTCATTCTCTTTTCCGGGCACGGCAACCGATACGCGCCGATCGAAACGATGCTGCCGCACTTCCCCGCCACTCCACTCCTTTTCGAATAACGTTTTCCTTTCGATATCTACCCAGAAAAAACTGCGCCGCGCCGCATGCCACAAAGGCCCTTCTCCCAACTCGCAACCGGCATCGTACCATAATTTCGCGTCCATCCTTAAAAAAATTTAATGTCGTAAATATCTGCAATTACCGGAGAATATTTCTATCTTCGGTTACGTACCCGTAAAATGGCTGAAAACGGGTGTATCCACGCAATAGAACCAACGTCTGACAAATGAAACGAACCGCTGTACCGCTGCTCCTCGTATTGTGCCTGGCCCTCGCGGCCTATTTTATTTTCTTCCGCTCAAAGGAAAAAGACCGGCCTGTTGAAGCCACGCTGCTGCTCGATTCGAGCGCACTAGGCATCACCACCATCGCCAGCGGGCTGAACGTGCCCTGGGAAATCTGCTGGGGGCCGGACGGCCAGATCTGGTTCACCGAACAAAGTGGTTCCATCAGTAAAGTGGACCCGCGCACAGGTGAAAAAAAACTGCTGCTCACCATCCCGGAAGTATTCCGCAAACGTTCACTGGGCATGCTGGGCATGGCCATCCACCCGCAGCAGCCTTACATCTTCGTGGATTACACCGCGCTCAAACCGGACTCTTCCGTGGTGTCGAAACTGGTGCGGTACACCTATACGGCGGACACGCTGAAAAATCCCCTCCTGCTGATGGAGCTCCCCGGCGCTACGGGCCATAACGGTTCACGCGTAGCCGTGTCGCCCGACGGGAAAGTGATCTGGTCTACCGGCGATGCCACTCGCGGCGCCAATGCCCCGGATACGGCGTCACCCAACGGGAAAGTACTGCGCCTGAATACGGACGGCTCTATTCCGGCCGACAATCCCTATCCCGGCAACCCCATGTGGTCGCGCGGGCACCGCAACATCCAGGGCCTTGCCTATACAGACAAGGGACATCTCTTTGCCTCCGAGCATGGCGATGCGATGGACGACGAGATCAACTATATTCAAAAGGCCGCGTTTTACGGATGGCCCCGCATCGAAGGGTTGGCCGACCGTGACGACGAAAAGCCCTATGCGGATTCTTTCCCGTTCACCCCTCCCGCCAAAGCCTGGACGCCCACGATCGCGCCCGCCGGTATCGCTTATTATCACGCTTCCAAAATACCCGAATGGCAAAACGCCATCCTGATGACCACGCTCAAAACATCGAGCCTGCGCGTGTTGCAACTCAACGCCGCGCAGGATGCCGTGACCGGTGAGAAGATCTACCTCGGCGGCATCTTCGGCCGGCTGCGCGCCGTATGCGTTTCGCCGGACGGGGATGTGTACGTGGCCACCAGCAACCGCGACTGGAACCCCGGAAAGGGCTTTCCCATCGAGGCCGACGACCGTATCATCCGCATTTCTCCCGTTGCAAAAACACACAACCCCATCCGCCCGTTGAAAGAAGACACACTTGCCGTGACGCTTTCAAAAGGCCAGGCATTGTATAAAAGTTATTGCGATGCCTGCCACAAAGCAGACGGTAAAGGGATTCAGGGCTCATTCCCCGCGCTGGACGGCAACGCCCTGGTTAACGGCAAACCGCAGGCCCTCGTAAAAATCATCCTGAACGGCCAGAGCGGCAACATGAAAGGCGGCGAACAAATGCCCGCCTTCAAGTTCCTCAGCGATGCAGACGTGACCGCCATCGTGAACTACACCCGGAAATCCTGGAGCAACAAAGCTTACGAAATATCCTTCGAGGACGTAGAGCGCTTCAGAAAAAGATAGTACGCTTTACACTGATACACCACTGAGAACAAAAACGCGAAGGCTTTCCTTCGCGTTTATTTTTATATCAACTGCTGCTGCGCAACCTTTGGTATGGAACAACCATCTGCATGGCTGGGAGAGCCTTCATTCGCATGCGGTTTACGCATAGCGGATGTAAAAGAAGAGCACCGCTGCCGTAATGATGGCCCACCAGAAAGCGGGGTTACGAATGCCCCGCTGGTATTGGCGCTGATCTTCCGGCAGCGAAAGGCTGGCCCTGTTCCAGATCAGGCCTTCGAGCGCAGCCGCCGGTTTGGGTTTGGTGGCCAGGCTCACCAGCACGCATACGATCATGCAGGTCCAGAATACGATACCGGTGCGGTTGAAAAAAGGCATGGCCGGGAAAATGATTTCCATGGCCACAGACATGGGAATGGTGAGAATACCCGCCGCCAGCGCGCCGGCATGCGTGGTCCTTTTCCAGAGGATGCCCAGCAGGAACATGGCGGCAATACCGGGCGTAAAGAGCCCGTAGGCATTCATGAGATATAAAAAGATGGGCTTGTCGGAATGCTCGAGGAACAACGCCGTGCAAAGAATCCCCACTACGATGATCACAGCCCCGGCCATCCTTCCGAAACGGACTGCCTGCTGTTCAGTAGCCTGCTTTTTAAAATAAGGCAGGTAAATATCGACGGTGAGGATCGTGGTGCAGGAATTGATGGCGCCGGAGAGGTGCGACATCACTGCCGCGATGAGGCCCGCCATAACCAGCCCCACCAGCCCGCTGGGCAGCAGTTTCTCCACCAGCGTGGGAAACAGCAGGTCCGGTTTTTCGAGATCGGGAAAGAGTTTGGGCGCTACGAGCGCCGGCACCGTAATGATGATGGGCACGAGGAATTTCAGGTAGTCGCCGAACACAACGCCCATCCTCGCATGCCATTCATTCTTCGCCGCCAGCACGCGCTGTACGATGAACTGGTTGGTGGCGCAGTAAAATACGCTGATGCAAAGCACGCCGCCGAGGTACATCGTCCAGGGAAAATCGGGATCGTCCGCCGGCAGGATCAAATCCCAGCTTTTGGAAGTTTCCAGCACCGCACCGATGCCACCGGCTGCCGTAACGGTAGCGATGGTAAGCGCAATGCCGCCCATCACCAGCACCACCAGCTGCAGCATTTCCGTCCAGATCACGGCCCGGAGGCCGCCTGCGATGGTGTATACGCCCGTCAGCACCGCCAGTATCACCACGCTCGTCATCACTGAAATGCCGAGCAGCGAATGCAGGGATAAAGCACCGAGATACAGCACGGCGCTGATTTCAACAAGAATGTACGTAAGCAGGATGAGCGTAGCGTAGGTGGTCCTCGCCGCCGTGCCGTATCTTTTTTCGAGGAATTCGGGCACGGTATAAAAGCCGTTTCGGATGTAAAAAGGAAGGAATATCCAGAGCAGGGCGTTGAAGCCCATGAGGATGGCGCCCCACTCCATCGCAATCGCCACAAAGCCCCTGCTGTAGGCCACGCCCATGGCGCCCACCAGGTGGTGGCTGCTGATGTTGGCGGCGATGATGCTGCCGCCGATCATCCACCAGGGCAGTTTGTCGCCCGCCAGGAAATAATCGCGTTTGGTTTGCTGCCCTTTGCGGGAAGCGTAAATACCCAGGCCGATGACCCCCAATATGTAAATGCCGAAAATCGCGGCATCGAGCGCGGTAAGATTCAAATTCATGCGGAAGTCGTCATTCGTTGCGAAATAGCTTTTGCGGATTCAGTGAGTATTTCCAGTGCGCCCTGTTGAAACGGCGTTTGCCATACTGCGTAACTGCGATGCCGGTAAGATGAGGCGGGTGGCAGGTAACCGGCGTAGCCGTTCACGATGTTCATCACGGCCACTGCATACGGCGCACAGCTTTCGCGAAGCGTTTGCTGGAAGATGGAATAGGTTTCGTTGGGCTGACCGAACAGCAGACTGTCGCCCAACCGCCATACCCATAGCGGCATTCGGCTGGTATCGCCGTCGCCGATGGTTTTGCGGATGCCCCGTTGCCGCCACAGTCTCTCCTTCAGCACATGATCTTCACAGGCGGCCCAGGCGGCCTCTATTTCTTCTAAGCCGGGCAGGTCTTTGAGCGGCAGTTCCACCATTTCCATCGTTGCATCGAGAACAGCGGACGGCGTAAATGCGGATTTCTCCCATATGCCGAGCGGCGCGCCGGACTCCACCACACCGTTGAAGGTGAGCTCGTTCGCCGCAGGCAGCATGCCTTCAAGTATCGACAACACGGCAAAACCGAGTTGCCGGCCATACGCATCCGCCAGGTCGGTATCACCGCTGTATTGTTCGCGTGGCGACAAATCGCCAGAAGCGCCTTGCAGGAAAAGACAGGGCGCACCGGTGGCGGCTTCCGTCATTTCGCGCATGGCGCCGATGTAATCCGGCGATAATAATTTATTATCCCAGGCGAGGGTGGTGGGATGACAGGCGTAGTTAACGATGGTGCCGGTGATGGAATCACCCGTCGTGATACGGCCTACCAACACGGTATCGTCTGCTGTTACCGCAGGGTTGAACGCCACCACATACCGGTCGTCCAGCGGCAGGTCGCGGTTCACCGCAAGAGCGCACCGGCCGTATTGCCAGCTCAGCACGGAAGGCGCGGCCGCTGCCAGCGCTTCGCGCGCGGCGGCAATGGCGCTTTCCTGCACATGCCGGAGGTATGGTTGTATGAAATGCCCGCCGGGTTTGGATGCGTCTTCGCTGAAGGTGCTTGGCCCGGCGTGTGTATGCGTAAGACAAAACATCAGCCGCGCCGCATCCAGCTGCAGCGCCTGCAGGATGCCTTCGCGCAGCTGCTTTTCATCCGCCGCGCTTTTCCACCAGCCGAGGTCGGCGGAGATCAGCACCAGCGGCGGTGCGGATGAAGCGGTCTGAAAAGTGATGCAGGTCAGCGTCAGGGGCAGGTGTATCCCTTCCGCCGTTTCGTGCCGTGCGGCGCCCCAGTTACGGGCAAAGACGCCCACCGGCGGCGTAATATCTTTACGGGCAATGCCGATCAGCCCGGCAAATGAAGGAGCGCACATGATGAAAAAGATTTAGAGCGATAAACCGCCGTCCATAAGCAGCGTACTGCCGGTAATGTGTTTGTTCTGCGGATCGCAGAGGCGGATGAGCTGCACCGCGATTTCTTCAGGTGTGATCAGCTGCTGCACAGGTGTTTTGCGCCGCGCTTCGTCACGCTGCTCCGGCGCCAGTTCCCATACCTTGCGACTGAGGCCCGCGTCTACGTACCCCGGCGCCAGTTCATTGACCATGATGCCGTACGGCGCCAGTTCCAGCGCCATGGTTTTGCACAGCATACGCATGCCGGCTTTCGATACCGCATATGCGGGAATTTGCGCATGCACTTTTTCCGCCGCCCAGCTTCCCACAAACACCACACTGCCGGTTTGTTTCCGTTCACGCATGCGGGTTGTTACGGCGCGGGTGAGGAAAAACGCGCCGTCGAGATTGACGCGCAGCTCTTTTGTCCACTGCTCCGGCGTGATCGAATACAGATCCGCAATGGTGACGGTGGCCGCATTGGCGATCACCATACCCGCGGGGCCGAGCGCTTTTTCAGCCGCTTGCACCCAGGCTTCCACCGCCGCCGCGTCAGACACATCCACCTGCGTATAATGCGCGCCGGCGGGCGGGTTCGCTTCGGCCGGCGGCAACACATCACCGATCGCTACTTTGGCGCCTTCGCGCGCAAAGGCCGTGGCGGCAGCACGCCCGATATCTCCCAAACCGCCGCTGATGAGCAGAACTTTTCCTTCAAATAACATGATGTATGTTTTACCAGTCTCCTACGCTACCGTCTTTATAAAAAGTGCGTTGCAATACTTCCTGCCGGAAAGGATGTTTTTTCACCACCGCTTCGTTGATCTCAATACCTAAACCCGGCCGGGTGTTCGGTTTCACGATGCGGCCCTTTTTCTCCACGGTAAACCCTTCGCTCACCACTTCGCTGCG encodes:
- a CDS encoding DeoR/GlpR family DNA-binding transcription regulator, with the protein product MLKEERQNVILHEVNVHSKVLTTYLVDKLNVSEDTIRRDLNELADAGKIIKVHGGALSKSFHNSFNGTEIYSLAEKRQIAQKALKLIQDGMFIFTTGGTTILELARALPENLHATFFTGSLPAAFEYVQHPHIDVVLIGDRLSKNSRITVGGAAISQIRHVKADLCFLGTNAIDLHAGLTDNDLDVVHIKRAMIESSSKVVSLAISEKVNTVQRLKVCNVTDIDVLITELDPHHALLKPYRAAGMEIR
- a CDS encoding SusC/RagA family TonB-linked outer membrane protein, giving the protein MKHPIRQLPGRWKALPLIFLFQLLACLAMAQVRFSGNVTASDGSAVPGVSVRLSNTSTGAVTDATGKYSFTANVQPGNYTMEFSGIGFKAMRRAVSVSGSAVSVDMVMEEDVLKMDEIVVIGSSLRQSRKQLGNTVNSVNAKQLTNTGSGNLGAALQGKVPGAQITQTSGDPSGGISVRMRGTSTIKGSSEPLYVVDGVVVSNATTNVTNLNVGSGGDIGTNRMADINPADIEKIDVIPGASASAIYGSRASNGVVLITTKAGKQGQLKVDFSTSIAMNELRKKVYISTYGKQFGSTALRLGNISDGPGNTVTYTRPDGQTRKLSTDLVDVTRYDYQDQIFRTGLGTDNYVSVSGGSEKTKYYFSGGYYYNQGIIRNTDFRRFNFKTRIDQTINDYISVSGGLAYSNTFSNEKPNGNVFWSPINAINITNNIYNIEERDVSGNLKNVEPTRVNPLSVIEDMHLTQAVSRTISDVQLKIRPVKGLNIDYILGVDNFSQEGRNLIEKYPYIAAQEGLGYAASAMVNSFLINNDVNISYNTNFGDFSSLTTAGFNHQYQKITGLFNEGRDLLNGITTINGAAVRLDPRYTDDQRQVFGGFLQQTFGYKNIFFLTGAARVDGATTFPKDTRTYFYPKVSGSWNISEMGFWKDFSNTWFTSARVRGSWGLAGNLTGIGTYERFSTYLSGSINGIATYNLNTQLGNEFVEPERSSELEFGTDLSFLNNRLGIIFTIYDKKIVGSSLLVDRVLAPSSGGSARTENVGNLTNKGWELGINANPFAGKDFSWSIGASVSRNKNLVTSSSQVTPISLPNPTGATSVILAGQPVGVFYGNYFERDAKGGMSLDAQGRPIAAINNPTQKVLLRKVIGSPHPDWILSFSNNLSYKKLSLSILFDGALGQEVFNADRRTRQGVGIGDYSEKELKGELPRGYIFAIYNTEEWRVESGSYVKLREVALSYELPKFAKFIKSSSVSLVGRNLVSFDTYDGYDPETNAAGNASVLRGLDFGNVPIPRTYQLSFRASF
- a CDS encoding SMP-30/gluconolactonase/LRE family protein — translated: MDAKLWYDAGCELGEGPLWHAARRSFFWVDIERKTLFEKEWSGGEVRQHRFDRRVSVAVPGKENELILGMQGGIARYHLVTETITWITPLGIEWQTIRCNDARADHEGRLWIGTMPMQGHVGNGHLYCIEAGGDFTVQQQDVLISNGMAWSADNRFFYYTDSSTREIWRYDFHDGRITNRHTVITIPAHLGLPDGMAIDMRGMLWIALYGGSGVGCWNPASGEMTGFIALPVPHVTSCAFAGEQLDTLLITTAAGRGGGGIYMAKPGVQGVPPFNCTL
- a CDS encoding PQQ-dependent sugar dehydrogenase, with amino-acid sequence MKRTAVPLLLVLCLALAAYFIFFRSKEKDRPVEATLLLDSSALGITTIASGLNVPWEICWGPDGQIWFTEQSGSISKVDPRTGEKKLLLTIPEVFRKRSLGMLGMAIHPQQPYIFVDYTALKPDSSVVSKLVRYTYTADTLKNPLLLMELPGATGHNGSRVAVSPDGKVIWSTGDATRGANAPDTASPNGKVLRLNTDGSIPADNPYPGNPMWSRGHRNIQGLAYTDKGHLFASEHGDAMDDEINYIQKAAFYGWPRIEGLADRDDEKPYADSFPFTPPAKAWTPTIAPAGIAYYHASKIPEWQNAILMTTLKTSSLRVLQLNAAQDAVTGEKIYLGGIFGRLRAVCVSPDGDVYVATSNRDWNPGKGFPIEADDRIIRISPVAKTHNPIRPLKEDTLAVTLSKGQALYKSYCDACHKADGKGIQGSFPALDGNALVNGKPQALVKIILNGQSGNMKGGEQMPAFKFLSDADVTAIVNYTRKSWSNKAYEISFEDVERFRKR
- a CDS encoding SLC5 family protein → MNLNLTALDAAIFGIYILGVIGLGIYASRKGQQTKRDYFLAGDKLPWWMIGGSIIAANISSHHLVGAMGVAYSRGFVAIAMEWGAILMGFNALLWIFLPFYIRNGFYTVPEFLEKRYGTAARTTYATLILLTYILVEISAVLYLGALSLHSLLGISVMTSVVILAVLTGVYTIAGGLRAVIWTEMLQLVVLVMGGIALTIATVTAAGGIGAVLETSKSWDLILPADDPDFPWTMYLGGVLCISVFYCATNQFIVQRVLAAKNEWHARMGVVFGDYLKFLVPIIITVPALVAPKLFPDLEKPDLLFPTLVEKLLPSGLVGLVMAGLIAAVMSHLSGAINSCTTILTVDIYLPYFKKQATEQQAVRFGRMAGAVIIVVGILCTALFLEHSDKPIFLYLMNAYGLFTPGIAAMFLLGILWKRTTHAGALAAGILTIPMSVAMEIIFPAMPFFNRTGIVFWTCMIVCVLVSLATKPKPAAALEGLIWNRASLSLPEDQRQYQRGIRNPAFWWAIITAAVLFFYIRYA
- a CDS encoding SDR family NAD(P)-dependent oxidoreductase, with the translated sequence MLFEGKVLLISGGLGDIGRAAATAFAREGAKVAIGDVLPPAEANPPAGAHYTQVDVSDAAAVEAWVQAAEKALGPAGMVIANAATVTIADLYSITPEQWTKELRVNLDGAFFLTRAVTTRMRERKQTGSVVFVGSWAAEKVHAQIPAYAVSKAGMRMLCKTMALELAPYGIMVNELAPGYVDAGLSRKVWELAPEQRDEARRKTPVQQLITPEEIAVQLIRLCDPQNKHITGSTLLMDGGLSL
- a CDS encoding acyl-CoA dehydrogenase family protein — protein: MAGTFSKIKSAIRLLRTIDFDKLGKLSEKVDLQKVMEGFSRLDDNQLKGLMKMLNSSGGKKKELPEINGDFYELHLRLSDEDRAIQLKVREFMEREVQPIVNYYWLRDEFPFELVPKFAELNLCGVTYKGYGCPGKSFLMEGIIAMEIARVDSSMATFFGVQSGLAMGSIYMCGSEAQKQEWLPQMQQFQKIGAFGLTEPEVGSGVAGGLTTTAKRTADGWVLNGQKKWIGNAPFADVTIIWARDLDDGEVKGFLVRKDTPGFDVEKIKGKMALRIVQNGLITMKDCVVPESDRLEHANSFKDTARVLQMTRAGVAWMAVGCARGAYENALDYTRKRKQFGKPIAAFQLIQNHLVEMLSNLTAMQSMVFRLSELQDQGLLKDEHASLAKVFCSLRTRDIVSKSREVMGGNGILLDHNVARFVADAEAIYSYEGTKEINSLIVGRAITGFSAFV